From a region of the Coffea arabica cultivar ET-39 chromosome 3e, Coffea Arabica ET-39 HiFi, whole genome shotgun sequence genome:
- the LOC113734205 gene encoding pentatricopeptide repeat-containing protein At3g23020 — MFVKFQHFDATTNCFYSLGSTKTTPSINKGVSVRPLEKQNDHKLRIGKLQQQQKVSHNSKFGQKNGGKNGFMKNPDGKFDKDENFGVKFVERSGHGSQSSELSDENNGNFRMIQNGFVGNLDGNIGKHESLEGKCSPNGGHSVVLEKSHNKSSPSKNGENHGLKIRIKGFSGKPDGKTRKERRIESETDGVVVEKVQTKCSMKWLRYGGCIPAIMQALQGVSNLDEAFKPWEKSLNNKEISIILKEQEGWKRALDIFEWFKRKGCYEVNVIHYNIMLRILGKARRWDEVERLWDEMSERKIEPINSTYGTLIDVYSKGGRRKDAMNWLELMNKQGMEPDEVTLGIVVQTYKKAGEFKKAEEFFKMWSTGKSAAVGQGNGRLGSSGATKCDSQTPVSLSLIMYNTLIDTYAKSGQVNEACQTFDQMLREGIVPTTVTFNTMIHMYGNNGQLEEVASLMRKMEDLQCPPDTRTHNILISLHAKHDNIIAAANYFKKMKEASIEPDVVSYRTLVYAFSIRHMVGQVAELISEMDESGLEIDEFTQSALSRMYVEAGMLEKSWLWFQRFHLSGNMTSECYSANIDAFGERGHVAEAEQVFKCCQERKKLSVLVFNVMIKAYGISKKYDEACCSFDSMELHGVLPDRCSYNSLIQMLSSTDMPEKAKDYVRKMQETGLVDDCVPYCAVISSFVKLGKLSMAVGLYKEMISFDIQPDVVVYGVLINAFADTGSVKETTIYVNEMRNAGIPPNAVICNCLIKLYTKVGYLREAQETYQMLQSFEVGPDVYSSNCMIDLYSERSMIRRAEEVFEDLKRKGHANEFSYAMMLCMYRKNGRFPEAIEIAQKMRELGLLTDLLSFNNVLVLYASDGRYKEATEIFKEMLISAIQPDNSTFKALGIILVKCGVSREAIRKLEQIRKKDSKRGLHRWRSTLFSVIGMSVNS; from the coding sequence atgtttgtaaaatttcagcatttTGATGCCACCACCAATTGCTTCTATTCGCTCGGTTCTACGAAAACGACACCCAGCATCAATAAAGGAGTTTCAGTCAGGCCTTTAGAGAAGCAGAATGACCATAAGCTACGTATTGGAAAGCTCCAACAGCAGCAGAAGGTTAGtcataattcaaaatttgggcAGAAAAATGGTGGGAAAAATGGTTTTATGAAAAACCCAGATGGGAAATTTGATAAAGATGAGAACTTTGGGGTTAAGTTTGTGGAAAGGAGTGGCCATGGTAGTCAAAGTTCAGAACTTTCTGATGAAAATAATGGTAATTTTAGGATGATCCAGAATGGTTTTGTCGGGAATCTAGATGGGAATATTGGGAAACATGAGAGCTTGGAGGGGAAATGTAGCCCTAATGGTGGCCATAGTGTTGTTTTGGAGAAATCCCATAATAAAAGTTCACCAAGTAAAAATGGAGAAAATCATGGTCTAAAGATAAGGATTAAAGGTTTTTCTGGGAAGCCAGATGGGAAAACCAGGAAGGAGAGGAGAATTGAGAGTGAAACGGATGGAGTCGTGGTGGAGAAAGTGCAGACAAAGTGTTCGATGAAATGGCTGAGATACGGAGGATGTATTCCGGCAATAATGCAAGCTTTGCAGGGTGTCAGTAATTTGGATGAGGCGTTTAAGCCGTGGGAGAAGAGTTTGAACAACAAAGAAATCAGTATAATTTTGAAGGAGCAAGAGGGGTGGAAAAGGGCATTGGATATTTTTGAATGGTTTAAGAGGAAAGGTTGTTATGAAGTGAATGTCATTCATTACAACATTATGCTTAGGATTCTTGGGAAAGCAAGGAGGTGGGATGAAGTTGAGAGGCTCTGGGATGAAATGAGTGAGAGGAAAATTGAGCCAATAAATTCCACTTATGGTACCTTGATAGATGTATATAGTAAAGGGGGTCGCAGGAAGGATGCCATGAATTGGTTGGAGTTGATGAACAAACAAGGAATGGAACCGGATGAAGTGACCTTGGGAATTGTTGTTCAAACGTACAAAAAGGCTGGGGAGTTTAAGAAGGCTGAGGAATTTTTCAAGATGTGGTCAACAGGCAAATCTGCAGCGGTGGGACAAGGAAATGGTAGGCTGGGATCTTCTGGGGCCACTAAATGTGACTCTCAGACTCCTGTTTCTTTGAGCTTAATCATGTATAACACCTTGATTGATACATATGCAAAGTCCGGGCAAGTAAATGAAGCATGTCAAACTTTTGATCAAATGCTTAGAGAAGGTATTGTACCGACCACTGTCACATTCAATACAATGATTCACATGTATGGTAACAATGGCCAGTTAGAAGAAGTTGCTTCACTGATGAGGAAAATGGAGGACCTTCAGTGCCCTCCTGATACACGAACTCACAACATTCTAATCTCCCTTCATGCTAAGCATGACAATATAATTGCAGCAGCAAACTACTTCAAGAAGATGAAAGAAGCTTCTATAGAGCCAGATGTTGTGAGTTACCGCACCCTTGTATATGCCTTCTCAATAAGGCATATGGTTGGTCAAGTAGCAGAACTCATTTCAGAGATGGATGAAAGTGGTCTTGAGATAGATGAATTTACTCAATCAGCATTGAGTAGAATGTATGTAGAAGCTGGGATGCTGGAAAAGTCATGGTTGTGGTTCCAGAGGTTTCATCTTTCGGGGAATATGACTTCTGAGTGCTACTCTGCCAACATTGATGCTTTTGGAGAGCGTGGGCATGTTGCAGAAGCTGAGCAAGTTTTCAAATGTTGTCAAGAGCGGAAAAAGCTGAGCGTCCTCGTGTTCAATGTGATGATTAAGGCTTATGGCATCAGTAAGAAATATGATGAGGCATGCTGCTCCTTTGATAGTATGGAGCTGCATGGTGTGCTTCCTGATAGATGTAGCTATAATTCACTCATACAAATGTTATCTAGCACTGACATGCCAGAAAAGGCAAAGGATTATGTCAggaaaatgcaagaaacaggATTGGTGGATGATTGTGTCCCTTATTGTGCTGTGATCTCCAGCTTTGTGAAGTTGGGAAAATTGTCGATGGCTGTGGGATTGTACAAGGAGATGATTAGTTTTGACATTCAGCCTGATGTTGTTGTTTATGGTGTATTGATAAATGCTTTTGCTGATACTGGAAGTGTTAAAGAGACTACTATTTATGTGAATGAAATGAGAAATGCTGGTATACCACCAAATGCAGTAATATGCAACTGTCTGATAAAGCTATATACGAAAGTTGGGTACTTGAGGGAAGCGCAAGAAACATACCAGATGCTTCAATCATTTGAGGTGGGTCCAGATGTGTATTCTTCAAATTGTATGATTGATCTTTACAGTGAGCGATCTATGATTAGACGAGCTGAAGAGGTTTTTGAAGATTTGAAGAGAAAAGGACATGCAAATGAATTTTCTTATGCTATGATGCTTTGTATGTATAGGAAAAATGGGAGATTTCCTGAAGCCATTGAGATTGCACAAAAGATGAGAGAACTTGGACTTTTGACAGATTTATTAAGTTTTAACAATGTGCTTGTTTTATATGCATCTGATGGTAGATACAAGGAGGCAACAGAAATTTTTAAGGAGATGCTGATATCTGCCATCCAACCTGATAATTCTACATTCAAAGCACTTGGTATCATTCTGGTGAAATGTGGAGTATCACGGGAAGCTATTCGAAAACTTGAGCAAATCCGGAAGAAGGATTCTAAGAGAGGCCT
- the LOC140038865 gene encoding acylamino-acid-releasing enzyme-like isoform X1, whose product MSYPRNRMTKVTKPLLRLPPKRAKTIARLPPQWQCYTPLNSILPFSHSPSQLPPRLLSSHLFKPFSSTAFSQSKKRFASSLAMDSSGVSSFPENPVGLDRVCEEEYTSQSRLLQEFTEIATIDKAWAFTSSSGYGSKGMFAISQPNLLANVRRRYILSSHISNKSSDSVSFEWAPFPVEMTGVFTIVPSPSGSKLLVVRNAENDSPTRFEIWGPAQVEKEFQVPRSIHGSVYADGWFEGISWNFDETLIAYVAEEPVPSKPTFTCFGYKKGDTTEKDMGNWKGQGEWEEDWGETYAGKRQPALFVINIISGEVQAVEGVGRFLSVGQVVWAPAAENSNQYLVFVGWPSDARKLGIKHCYNRPCALYAVTAPFSKSQATNSGDNASKDVAVIALTQSISSAFFPRFSPDGKYLVFLSARTAVDSGAHWATNSLHRIDWPADGKPGQSGKIVEVVPVVMCPDDGCFPGLYLSKIPSKPWLSDGFTLILSSIWGSTEAILSVNALSGQVSQISPSNSNSAWGLLALDGDSIIAVSSSPVDIPQIKYGVLAGKASEDAKWSWLDVTSPISRCSEKVRSFLSSRQFDILKIPVRDIAENLTKGASKPYEAIFVSSKSQKNDMRDPLIVVLHGGPHSVSLSGFSKSLAFLSSLGYSLLIVNYRGSLGFGEEALQSLPGKVGSQDVNDVLAAIDHVIDMGLADPSKIAVMGGSHGGFLTTHLIGQAPDKFAAACARNPACNLSLMVGTTDIPDWVYVESFGSEGKSIFTEVASPENLTAFYNKSPVSHISKVETPTLLLLGAKDLRVPVSSGIQYARALKERGREVKVIVFPEDTHGLERPQSDFESYLNIGVWFKKYCS is encoded by the exons ATGTCCTATCCTAGGAATAGGATGACCAAAGTCACCAAACCACTGTTACGATTACCCCCCAAAAGGGCCAAAACTATCGCTCGTCTTCCTCCTCAGTGGCAGTGTTACACTCCTTTGAACTCGATTCTTCCCTTTTCCCATTCCCCTTCACAACTCCCTCCTCGTTTGCTTTCTTCTCACCTCTTCAAGCCCTTTTCTTCCACAGCCTTCTCTCAATCCAA GAAAAGGTTTGCAAGTAGCTTAGCTATGGACAGCTCAGGAGTTAGCTCGTTTCCAGAAAATCCAGTTGGTCTGGACAGGGTTTGTGAAGAAGAATATACTTCTCAGTCAAGACTGCTCCAAGAATTCACAGAAATTGCCACAATTGACAAGGCATGGGCGTTTACATCTTCAAGTG GATATGGTTCCAAGGGTATGTTCgcaattagccaaccaaatctCTTGGCTAATGTAAGGAGAAGATACATACTATCCTCtcatatttcaaataaaagtaGTGATTCAGTTAGCTTTGAGTGGGCCCCCTTTCCTGTTGAGATGACGGGTGTCTTTACTATTGTCCCATCTCCATCTGGTTCAAAGCTTCTGGTTGTCCGAAATGCTGAAAATGATTCTCCTACCCGCTTTGAAATCTGGGGTCCAGCTCAAGTTGAAAAAGAGTTTCAAGTTCCCCGCTCAATCCATGGATCAGTCTATGCTGATGGATG GTTTGAAGGAATCTCATGGAACTTTGATGAAACTCTTATTGCTTATGTTGCTGAGGAACCAGTTCCATCAAAGCCCACATTTACTTGTTTTGGTTATAAAAAAGGCGATACCACAGAGAAGGACATGGGTAACTGGAAAGGTCAAGGAGAGTGGGAGGAGGACTGGGGAGAAACTTATGCTGGGAAAAGGCAGCCTGCACTTTTTGTAATCAATATAATCAG TGGAGAGGTACAAGCTGTTGAAGGAGTGGGGAGGTTTTTGAGTGTTGGACAAGTTGTATGGGCTCCAGCAGCTGAGAATTCGAATCAATATCTTGTATTTGTTGGGTGGCCATCAGATGCTAGAAAGTTGGGTATTAAACACTGCTATAACCGGCCGTGTGCCTTATATGCAGTTACAGCTCCATTCTCGAAATCACAAGCAACTAACTCCGG AGATAATGCATCTAAGGATGTAGCAGTGATTGCTCTGACGCAAAGCATTAGTAGTGCTTTTTTTCCACGATTCAG CCCAGATGGAAAGTACCTTGTATTTTTGTCTGCAAGGACTGCTGTTGACTCTGGGGCCCACTGGGCAACTAATTCACTTCATAGAATTGACTGGCCTGCTGATGGAAAACCAGGTCAATCTGGAAAAATTGTTGAAGTG GTTCCTGTTGTGATGTGTCCTGACGATGGCTGCTTCCCTGGGCTCTATTTGTCAAAGATTCCTAGCAAGCCATGGCTTTCAGATGGATTTACACTAATTTTGTCCTCCATTTGGGGTAGCACTGAAGCAATACTTTCAGTGAATGCATTAAG TGGACAAGTATCACAAATCAGCCCCAGCAACTCAAATTCTGCTTGGGGTCTGCTTGCACTTGATGGTGACAGCATCATTGCTG TATCTAGCAGCCCAGTTGATATTCCTCAGATTAAATATGGAGTCCTCGCTGGCAAGGCATCCGAAGATGCCAAGTGGAGTTGGTTAGATGTTACTAGTCCCATATCAAGATGCTCAGAAAAG GTCAGGTCTTTCCTGTCGTCTCGACAATTTGATATACTTAAAATTCCAGTCAGGGATATCGCTGAGAATCTCACAAAAG GTGCCAGCAAACCCTATGAAGCCATATTTGTTTCCTCAAAATCTCAAAAGAATGACATGCGTGATCCACTAATTGTGGTCCTTCATGGTGGTCCTCATTCGGTTTCATTATCAGGCTTCTCAAAGTCCTTGGCTTTCCTTTCCTCCCTTGGTTATAGTTTGCTTATTGTAAATTATAG AGGTTCTTTGGGTTTTGGAGAGGAAGCTTTGCAGTCTCTTCCAGGCAAAGTTGGGTCTCAG GATGTCAATGATGTACTTGCTGCCATTGATCATGTCATTGACATGGGACTTGCAGATCCTTCTAAAATAGCTGTGATGGGTGGTTCCCATGGTGGATTTTTGACAACACATCTGATTGGACAG GCACCAGACAAGTTTGCTGCTGCATGTGCAAGGAATCCTGCCTGCAACCTTTCTTTGATGGTTGGCACCACAGACATCCCTGATTGGGTCTATGTGGAATCATTTGGAAGTGAGGGAAAATCTATTTTCACGGAAGTGGCTTCTCCGGAGAACCTCACCGCATTTTACAATAAGTCCCCTGTATCACACATATCTAAG GTTGAAACTCCTACGCTGCTCCTTTTAGGTGCTAAAGACCTGCGTGTACCTGTTTCCAGTGGAATACAG TATGCACGGGCActaaaagagagagggagagaggtgAAGGTAATCGTATTTCCTGAGGATACACATGGACTTGAGAG GCCGCAATCTGACTTTGAGAGCTATCTTAACATTGGAGTGTGGTTTAAGAAGTACTGCAGCTAA
- the LOC140038865 gene encoding acylamino-acid-releasing enzyme-like isoform X2: protein MDSSGVSSFPENPVGLDRVCEEEYTSQSRLLQEFTEIATIDKAWAFTSSSGYGSKGMFAISQPNLLANVRRRYILSSHISNKSSDSVSFEWAPFPVEMTGVFTIVPSPSGSKLLVVRNAENDSPTRFEIWGPAQVEKEFQVPRSIHGSVYADGWFEGISWNFDETLIAYVAEEPVPSKPTFTCFGYKKGDTTEKDMGNWKGQGEWEEDWGETYAGKRQPALFVINIISGEVQAVEGVGRFLSVGQVVWAPAAENSNQYLVFVGWPSDARKLGIKHCYNRPCALYAVTAPFSKSQATNSGDNASKDVAVIALTQSISSAFFPRFSPDGKYLVFLSARTAVDSGAHWATNSLHRIDWPADGKPGQSGKIVEVVPVVMCPDDGCFPGLYLSKIPSKPWLSDGFTLILSSIWGSTEAILSVNALSGQVSQISPSNSNSAWGLLALDGDSIIAVSSSPVDIPQIKYGVLAGKASEDAKWSWLDVTSPISRCSEKVRSFLSSRQFDILKIPVRDIAENLTKGASKPYEAIFVSSKSQKNDMRDPLIVVLHGGPHSVSLSGFSKSLAFLSSLGYSLLIVNYRGSLGFGEEALQSLPGKVGSQDVNDVLAAIDHVIDMGLADPSKIAVMGGSHGGFLTTHLIGQAPDKFAAACARNPACNLSLMVGTTDIPDWVYVESFGSEGKSIFTEVASPENLTAFYNKSPVSHISKVETPTLLLLGAKDLRVPVSSGIQYARALKERGREVKVIVFPEDTHGLERPQSDFESYLNIGVWFKKYCS from the exons ATGGACAGCTCAGGAGTTAGCTCGTTTCCAGAAAATCCAGTTGGTCTGGACAGGGTTTGTGAAGAAGAATATACTTCTCAGTCAAGACTGCTCCAAGAATTCACAGAAATTGCCACAATTGACAAGGCATGGGCGTTTACATCTTCAAGTG GATATGGTTCCAAGGGTATGTTCgcaattagccaaccaaatctCTTGGCTAATGTAAGGAGAAGATACATACTATCCTCtcatatttcaaataaaagtaGTGATTCAGTTAGCTTTGAGTGGGCCCCCTTTCCTGTTGAGATGACGGGTGTCTTTACTATTGTCCCATCTCCATCTGGTTCAAAGCTTCTGGTTGTCCGAAATGCTGAAAATGATTCTCCTACCCGCTTTGAAATCTGGGGTCCAGCTCAAGTTGAAAAAGAGTTTCAAGTTCCCCGCTCAATCCATGGATCAGTCTATGCTGATGGATG GTTTGAAGGAATCTCATGGAACTTTGATGAAACTCTTATTGCTTATGTTGCTGAGGAACCAGTTCCATCAAAGCCCACATTTACTTGTTTTGGTTATAAAAAAGGCGATACCACAGAGAAGGACATGGGTAACTGGAAAGGTCAAGGAGAGTGGGAGGAGGACTGGGGAGAAACTTATGCTGGGAAAAGGCAGCCTGCACTTTTTGTAATCAATATAATCAG TGGAGAGGTACAAGCTGTTGAAGGAGTGGGGAGGTTTTTGAGTGTTGGACAAGTTGTATGGGCTCCAGCAGCTGAGAATTCGAATCAATATCTTGTATTTGTTGGGTGGCCATCAGATGCTAGAAAGTTGGGTATTAAACACTGCTATAACCGGCCGTGTGCCTTATATGCAGTTACAGCTCCATTCTCGAAATCACAAGCAACTAACTCCGG AGATAATGCATCTAAGGATGTAGCAGTGATTGCTCTGACGCAAAGCATTAGTAGTGCTTTTTTTCCACGATTCAG CCCAGATGGAAAGTACCTTGTATTTTTGTCTGCAAGGACTGCTGTTGACTCTGGGGCCCACTGGGCAACTAATTCACTTCATAGAATTGACTGGCCTGCTGATGGAAAACCAGGTCAATCTGGAAAAATTGTTGAAGTG GTTCCTGTTGTGATGTGTCCTGACGATGGCTGCTTCCCTGGGCTCTATTTGTCAAAGATTCCTAGCAAGCCATGGCTTTCAGATGGATTTACACTAATTTTGTCCTCCATTTGGGGTAGCACTGAAGCAATACTTTCAGTGAATGCATTAAG TGGACAAGTATCACAAATCAGCCCCAGCAACTCAAATTCTGCTTGGGGTCTGCTTGCACTTGATGGTGACAGCATCATTGCTG TATCTAGCAGCCCAGTTGATATTCCTCAGATTAAATATGGAGTCCTCGCTGGCAAGGCATCCGAAGATGCCAAGTGGAGTTGGTTAGATGTTACTAGTCCCATATCAAGATGCTCAGAAAAG GTCAGGTCTTTCCTGTCGTCTCGACAATTTGATATACTTAAAATTCCAGTCAGGGATATCGCTGAGAATCTCACAAAAG GTGCCAGCAAACCCTATGAAGCCATATTTGTTTCCTCAAAATCTCAAAAGAATGACATGCGTGATCCACTAATTGTGGTCCTTCATGGTGGTCCTCATTCGGTTTCATTATCAGGCTTCTCAAAGTCCTTGGCTTTCCTTTCCTCCCTTGGTTATAGTTTGCTTATTGTAAATTATAG AGGTTCTTTGGGTTTTGGAGAGGAAGCTTTGCAGTCTCTTCCAGGCAAAGTTGGGTCTCAG GATGTCAATGATGTACTTGCTGCCATTGATCATGTCATTGACATGGGACTTGCAGATCCTTCTAAAATAGCTGTGATGGGTGGTTCCCATGGTGGATTTTTGACAACACATCTGATTGGACAG GCACCAGACAAGTTTGCTGCTGCATGTGCAAGGAATCCTGCCTGCAACCTTTCTTTGATGGTTGGCACCACAGACATCCCTGATTGGGTCTATGTGGAATCATTTGGAAGTGAGGGAAAATCTATTTTCACGGAAGTGGCTTCTCCGGAGAACCTCACCGCATTTTACAATAAGTCCCCTGTATCACACATATCTAAG GTTGAAACTCCTACGCTGCTCCTTTTAGGTGCTAAAGACCTGCGTGTACCTGTTTCCAGTGGAATACAG TATGCACGGGCActaaaagagagagggagagaggtgAAGGTAATCGTATTTCCTGAGGATACACATGGACTTGAGAG GCCGCAATCTGACTTTGAGAGCTATCTTAACATTGGAGTGTGGTTTAAGAAGTACTGCAGCTAA